taaattctattaatttaaatagatccgactcaaattttaaaataaaaaaaatagatattttattaatattgttactttttttattattattattattattattattattattattattattattattattatttattaatattagtatttgtcattttaaatttgttaattatagattttttatttttacggTTGTTGCATTCTtgctagttataattttattagattttgttatatataaaggTCTAGTTtagcttatttaaaaaaatataaaatatattatttaaatattttgtgtgaaatatacttttaaatatgGTTTCAGGTcagaccaaacttttaaaaaatgtaaggTCATACTCGGGataaaaaaaacctatgatagtCCATAAGTcatactgaaaaaaaaaaaatctatgataAATCATAGTCAGGCTCAtgccaaaaaaattaattgtaagtcAGAATCAGACATTTCAAATAATTGTCTgacctaatttatttttacccctATTTACAAGATCATAGGTTCAAGTTTCGATTTCGATGTGAATATCTATTTGATAAGTGATATGTAAATAATTATGTCAGCGTTATTTAAGTTTTGAGACGTACTATGACTCTAATAAATCTCTGAAATCCAAcgcatttatataaatattctcttaaagttttatataaatgttttcTTGGAACCTTGAGTTTATTTATCTTGCTCGGAGAAAATGTTTGTGTTTATTGATCACCTAAGTATGGCACCTCTATTGATGGAAGTCACCATGCCTGGCTTCAATTCCTTTCTACTACTTTTAGTTGATGTTATGGGGTTGAAATAATAAGAAAGTAGTTTGGTTTTGATTGTTTTCTCCTTTTTTCCTTTAGATGAAATATTTGCAGTTTGTTTTgaaagaaaactaaaaaaaaaaaaaaaattaatctgatTTAAGTCAATGCagtttaaattgaattaattttcaattgatataaattataatttaatatattattttaataataatattataaaattacattaatataacaaatttgaagtaaaatattatatataatatattaaaaattaatattacaattataattgaattaaatgaaataataataaaatatatcaactttaaaaaatgatatttgttaaaaattaaatgaaactaACAATTAATAGTTTCATGTAATATCTCGtactaatataaaataaataaatattaaattttataaatgcaATATTAAACttatacaataatataaaatgtaatTTGATTCGAAATATTTTCACAGAAGAAAATCAAACTTATGCAATAATATTGATTATATgtagttttcaattttttttattagtttactattttttagtttatatgtGAACACcccttaatttaaattttgttgttcctataagaatattattaatagataaaatgtaaatattctTGAAGTCTCCGGACTTTGTCTAACATCGAAacttcatttattaaaataaattgcatTAAACTCTCATGAGTTGTCCTTAAATAacataatttgaaaaaacattcatatcctttatatttgtgaaaaaaactgcaagattttttttttctgcactTATATATCATTTACTATATAATATGAttaagtttttttctttaagtTGTAGATGTAcgattatatatatagtatttgtaattttgaaatataaagttatatttttaactaCACAATAAAATTGTACGTTCtagtgttatttattttataaatgacaTATAGAGTGGTAAGTGTGACGGACAAAATGTttgcacaatttttttaatgaatacaTAAGAGTAAATGtatttagaaaattaaagggTTGTGAGTGTCGTTTAAAGaaacttaaaaaaaagataaatataatttcctcttttaaaaaataagaaaaacacaTATCAAAATTCTAACCATAACACATATTAATATTAGTGGGAGccttgatttttgttttaatttaaaataatataataaaatgagagTGACTTtgagttaaatataattttaactcttacaaaattatgatatttaaaGTTTAGttcctaaattttttattcacttttagtaTCTACTATGACTTTAtggagactaaaaatatatattttttaaataaaaattgaaaataaggATTAAAagagaacaattttttttgaatgacTAAAAAGTTGAGATTTTTTATAAgggttaaaataaaattttgaaattttaaagagactaaatttttttatttattttttaattattaaaattacattttttttattagagatttaatttttaaaattataacttgGCCTTCCAAATGTTTAAGACGACTTtagttaatattgttattttttatcataaattaaGTAATCCAATACATAATAATAAAGATTAATATCTCATGTAAGATTACAAAAGATATATCATTTACAATTATCTTTCTTTTGCATTGTGTAATAATTTTGATgcaaataaaaactaaaaagtattttttttaaatacgtTTTTGACGCAAATACAAAATATGATATGTATCGTTCatatatacatattattttCGGACAAAGAGGAAGATTTTTCCAGTCATATCTCATTAAtcactttaataatttaattaatcactaaaatacaAGTAATTAATAATCTAAAGAGAATAATAAATACGAAAATTTATGATGTCtcgtattttatattaaaaattgtatttaaataaaacactagattaaaaaaaatacatatggaattaaatattttaaattataaaagagaTATGAATTTATATTGTTAGGTAATTTTTGTAACTTATATAAagtgttaaatttttaaaaaatattagatgccagtataaaatgattatatctctaaattttgtgttagatataatttttgtttgataaaaaaaaactgtaagaaataaaactaatttaccCCGATAAATGATAATGACTTATTTTCACTATGATGATAAAAAGAATACGTGACAGTAAATGAGTCATTTCCCAACCCAAGCCGCGTAAAGAGTGGTGCACTGCAGTGTGTAAGAGGTAATTGCAATTTGCAAGCAAGCAGCTGTTTGGACATTGGACAAGTATTGGTTCTGTTAAAGATAACGAATAACGAAGTGGAACATTCTTCCTCTATCTCCATTACTACCCGCCATGGTCACACTTACCCTCTTCAACGACCTCCCATTCCCACCCACTCAAACCCTTCTCCGCCCCTCTCTACATTCTCCATTTCATTTCTCCTCGCCAATTCCAATATCTAAATTCCTTCGCAATCACCATAACCCTATTCTCCGCCTCCGCTGCTCAATTGCAGAGGAATCTACCGCGTCTCCGACCAAAACCGCCTCAAATTCCGGTTCCGTCGCCAGAGGCCATTCACCTGTTGATTGTGTTGTCGTAGGCGGTGGTATCAGTGGCCTCTGCATCGTCCAGGCTCTTTCCACCAAGCACGCCAATGTTGCTCCCAACGTTATCGTCACCGAGGCTCGAGATAGAGTTGGCGGCAATATCATCACCGTTGAGAGGGATGGTTACCTCTGGGAAGAAGGTCCTAACAGTTTTCAGCCATCTGATCCTATGCTCACCATGGTGGTATGTAGCAGTAATTAATCTCCTCTTTCTCTTTAGGGTTTCATTGGCAATGTGGCTGTAATTGGTTGAAAATGGCTGATTAGATAAACAGGGCTTATAGAATAATCACTTATCATATATACAAGTGCttatttataaactaattttttaaggATAGATAAAATAATGTCGAATGCTGAACTCCGATGATGCCCGCTATAAGTTGTTATCATAAACTATTTGACTCAAagaaataagttgaaaacacCTCATGAACATATCATATGTACATAAGCTGTTTTCATAAGCTCTTCAGAACAGTCTCACAATCAAGGTTGTCAAATTCGAGTTTTTAAgtaaatttgttttgtttaggTGGAGTCGACATGTAAATCAAAATGTAAATTCTTCGAATTCacgttaaattaaaataatattgaaattaatatttacaTGACATATATACTTATATAATACCATAAATACATCAATAATCGAAACTTTCAGcttaattataaagtaaaaaactaaaaatatacaAAACCACCATAATAAATTCGATGAGTGCGATATTAGGAGAGTAGTTCCCTGAAAACACTGAAATGAGAAGATGAGTGCAATATTAGGAGAGTAGTTCCCTGAAATCACTGAAATGAGAAGACAAAACGTTAAACGTGTTGATGAAGACTGAAAAGTAGGTTTTTAGGTTGGGCTTCAAAAATTGggcataattttaaaattagggTAAAAACGCTATACAATTCGAATTCATACGAATTTACCCTAAATTTGCATATCCACACGCGTTAGTTCGTTCTCTGGTACGAATTTATCAAATTTCAACTTTATTAGCAAGTTAATTTGTTTTTGGCACCTAAAAACGTAAATTCATTAGTATTTACGCATTAAAACACGATTTTGATAACCTTGCCCACTAGAGTTTATGTCACCAGATAAACTAAAATAAGCCGATTCAAACGGGTTGATTGAGTTTTTGGCAACGGTTGTTTCATTTGGCAGGTAGACAGTGGTTTGAAGGATGAACTTGTTCTGGGAGATCCTGATGCGCCTAGATTTGTGTTGTGGAATGGGAAATTGAGACCGGTGCCGGGAAAGCCGGCTGATTTGCCTTTCTTTGACTTAATGAGCATAGGTGGCAAGCTCAGAGCTGGCTTTGGAGCACTTGGAATTCGCCCTCCTCCTCCAGTGTGTTCTCTTTTGAtccttttcttttgtttaattattactACTTGGTGTCAAATGAAATATCTGGAAGGATAAATAAATGCAAGTGTTCTTAATTGGATCTTCTCATATGATATAATATTGTCGAAGGTTACAGGGTTATGAGGAATCAGTTGAAGAATTCGTGCGTCGTAATCTTGGTGATGAGGTTTTTGAACGCTTGATAGAGCCCTTTTGTTCAGGTTAGGGCCACCAATCTCTGTCATTGTCCCTGTTTTCCACTCTTTCTGTTGGTATTCTTTTCGACCTTCCAAGTTAACTAACTTTATTCTATGATGTACTGGTAGAGATTTCTGTATTCTATAGGTGTTTGGATTATAATATTCAGTTTTTGGCCAATAAAATGTAATCCACCATGATAATTGCTTTTTAGCCTAATAGAATAAAAAGTTTTATGGACTCCCCAAAGAATATTTCAAATCCATCCTCCAACTCGTCTCTTGAaaactgaaattaaaatttgcaTAGATTAAACTTTCGTTCATATGGAACTTGAAACATAAGTGGCCACACTTTTTGGGACTGTTCTGTATCTTTCTGAGTACTGTATAATGATCCTTGAATCCATCATGCAAGACTGAACCAAATGCACGATTTTCTTGTTTGAGTTTGTTGGGGCCATGGGAAGGGGAATATTTTTCATGAAGCAACACCACTATGTTCTAATTGGTTTATAACATGTGCTGGTTTTGACATTTATAATACTTAAAATTTGATCCTCTACATTAATTTAAGGCGTAATTCCAATTTTGGCCCCTCTAGCTTAAATGGCGTGTAATTTTTGGTCTCTAGTTTTTTTCCAACGATTTTAGTCcctcaaaatttaattgtttcaaTTAAGTCCCCCCATCCCTTTTCATCTGTCTAAAACTCTGAAATTctcataatttataaaaattataatttgaatagattaaattgtttttaaacattattttacttaaaattcACCAAATTTTATTCTACCCTAATCTCACATTgtacaaaattcttcaaattttttcacttttaattCATATCTGAAATCTAACATTGAgccccaatttttttaataaagaattAGACTTCAGAGGATTTATGTGAAAGACAATTGATGGTAGGACTATAGTtgattagtttttaaaatagagggactatcatcgctcaaaaaaaaaaaacaaactagAGGGCCAAAGTCGCACATAGCTCAAACTACAAGGACCAAAAGCTTAATTAGGCCTCAATTTAATAAGTGCATCATTTGTCTTTCCTCCATTTTCCCTTTTATAAACGATATTGAAGTATATGGACAAATCAACAATTGGGCAAGCACTTACTGCAAATAGTAATCCATGATCTTACTTCATCTTGCTTTTCTATCCTGTTATGAGTTTTTTACTGTCTGTGTTAAGGTATTGGAAATCCTACTTAGCTGAATTTTGTGATATACAGGTGTCTATGCTGGTGATCcttcaaaattaagtatgaaagCAGCATTCGGGAAAGTGTGGAGACTGGAACAAAATGGTGGTAGCATTATTGGTGGGTCTTTCAAAGCATTACAAGAGAAAAATGGAGCTACTAAACCACCTCGTGACccgtaaaaatatattttctctgGAGTTTTTGGATATTTTGCCATAACTTATGGGTTTGTTCACTAATTGCAACAATTGTGTAGGCGTCTGCCAAAACCAAAGGGTCAAACTGTTGGGTCTTTCAGGAAGGGACTTACCATGTTGCCAGAAGCAATTTCTGCTAGGTATTATTTGTTGTGTTATACCAATGTTCTTGTTGATTCGCCGGTATTTGCGTGAGTATTGTTCCTAGTGAATTGTGTTCCTGTTGACAGGTTAGGTAGCAAGGTGAAATTATCTTGGAAGCTTTTAAGTGTTAGTAAACTGGATAGTGGAGAGTACAGTTTGACATATGAAACCCCAGAAGGAGTCGTTTCTTTGCAGAGCAAGACTGTTGTCATGACCATTCCTTCCCATGTTGCTAGTACATTGCTGCGTCCTCTGGCTGTAAGTTTCTCTCAAAAGGGGATTATATCAATTTTCTACTTCGATGATGACTGTTTTATCAGTTGAATCTTTTGGATCTTGGTCATATGCCGTATTGAAATTAtgtttgtgtgaaatttgatcCCTTACTGTAGGTCTTTAGTTTGCTGTGCTTGCGTGTCTTTTGCCTCTTTGCATGTGTGGGTGTTTATTTTGTGTGCAGTGTGCAGTGTGCATATGCATTGTATTTTCTTTGTGCCCATGGTTGCACATGTCACTATTTATCATCCTCtgaattttatagaaaataattgATTTCCTACACACATGTGGATAATTTTGACATACTCTGCAGAAGAGTTAGCCTTTCAAAAAACTTACAAATATGGATAATTTGTTTGTGGTTTCTTTAGTGATTAGCAATAAACAGTTTTCAGAATCAAACTAGAACAGGACACAAGTTTGTCGTACATACTGTGCGTACTGCATAAGTGTATGACTGAAATATATGGATGCCTATAAGTTTGATTACACCAGTACTTTCATATCAATCATAGTTCCTTGTTTATTTGTGCTCAACTGTGAAATTACTGTTTATTGAGAAATTTAGAAAACCTTATAATCTTTTCTGGTAATGGTATACTAGTGGTGAAATGCAAGGTAAGGCTGCATATAAAATATCAGTGATGTGTTCAGCCATTCCTTAGACCCCTCATGGCAGAAGCTATATTGCACTAGGTTCCTTAAATATCAGTTGTCTACTTGAAAGCCAGGGTTCCAGGATCACGACGCCACATTCCTTTTGAGATAGGCTTTGGCTTGAGTCTGATAACAAAAAATACTTGTTAACAAACATGATAGTTGCCAATGTATAAATTGAAGCATTTATTTctgactatattttaatatctctTGCAGCCTACTGCCGCAGATGCACTTTCAAAGTTTTATTACCCTCCGGTTGCTGCAGTTTCCATTTCCTATCCAAAAGAAGCCATTAGATCAGAATGCTTGATAGATGGCGAGTTGAAGGGGTTTGGTCAATTGCATCCACGTTCCCAAGGAGTGCAAACATTAggtaaatatttgattttataatgCAAAAGTGGGAGCTCACTGCACATTTAAGTTGCCACacgttttttaattattaccaTCCAAGTATGAATTGGGGGCTGTGGAATATGTTGTAGTGGTTTGGCAGGTATAGTAATGATAACATATTTGTGGGCTTGACAGGAACTATATACAGCTCTTCACTTTTCCCTAACCGAGCACCACCTGGAAGGGTTCTGCTCTTGAATTATATTGGAGGGGCTACCAATCCTGGAATTTTATCAAAGGTGCATCATTTATATTAAACATGAACATCTAGCATAGGCGCCATTGTTTGAGCTGTTATAGTGTCAAATTAGGCGAAAGTGAACTAggctctttttcttctttttgtatGGAAACTTCAAGGATAGTAAAGAACCGTTAATGATTTTCACTACTGGGTTGTATGGCTGTTTCGAACAACCCTGGTCCAATGACCTTACTTCAAATGTTCACACTTTTCtgcataaataataattacttaggTTTAGTTTCTTAAGAGAATATTTGAAATCTTAGTTAAAGGAGTAAGCTGCCATAGAGGAGTACTCTAGGCCCCTTGTTTAGGCCACTTGTTCTGCTTCATTATGTCTTGATAATTGGTGGTTCTGGGTTTTAGGCATCATCTCTGTCATTTGATCGTATATGCTTGGATCCATACATGTTACATACTAACATACCTGCATtagttattttgttaaaatgaaACGATTTCTCTATCTGTTTTATTAGATTTGTTTTCTTTACTCCTAACTCCTATAACCTTTTGTTTGATGGCAGACGGAGAGTGAACTTGTTGAAGCAGTTGATCGAGATTTGAGAAATATTCTCATAAACCCAAATGCTCCGGATCCGCTTTTTTTGGGGGTGAGACTGtggcctcaagctattccacaGTTCTTAATTGGACATCTTGATCTCCTAGATGCTGCTAAAGTGTCTCTAAAAAGTACTGGGTTTGAGGGGTTGTTCCTTGGGGGCAACTATGTGACTGGTGTTGCCTTGGGACGGTGTGTCGAGGGAGCCTATGAGGTAGCAGCTGAAGTAAATGATTTTCTCTCGCAGAGAGTGTACAAGTAGTGGCATATTTGTTTTCATGAAATGGGTGGGACTTCATGTATTCCATTGAATTGAAATGACAAAGTTtctgtaatttatttattgtgttaGGTTCTTGGTGGCTTCTGTTACAGGTAATGTTTCGTATACTTCACATGCATATAGCAAGGTAGCTATCACTTTGCCGCCCTCATTTTGTAGAATTTGACCTGTTATATGTAAATCTAGACACTGCTTTGAAATAAATGCTTAAGTTACATGATTACAAGGTTTATGTCTTCAAGTACGCATATTTGTTTGAATAGATTTTTTGTAGTTCATTTTGTGGCTAAACACAGATGGTTTGCTCTGTGCTACCATACAATATTCAAATAACAATTGACCTACCAAGTGGCTTCTATTCTGGCCGTGTGTGGTGAGCAAAGAATAATTTCTGCATGGCAATATGGGTTGGATTCACGctgaaaataacaataataaacaatgataacaGTTAGACACTAAAAGTGCGTCAAGCCCCCACTGTTAGCATTCAACTATTCGTTTTGGAGTGGTGGGGACATCCTTACATGGGGgatttcaaaagtaattaaatgtaGACATCTAGAAGGTTTGACCAATGAATGTAACTCAGGGTTTCAAAGGAAACGTACAATGATGACCAAGGAACCAAGCAATGAAAAACAAGGCGTTAGAAAAGGAACAGCAAAGAAAATGGACGATTTGGTCTTCACATAGCAAGACACATTAGTGATGCTATTTAAGAAAAAGCGGATGTGTGTTACACCTTGCTTTTCTAAGGTTCAGCACACAGACTGTATTGGGAGACCACATGACATTTTGATGGCTAATCGAAACAACTTACTGTTCGGATGGTGGGGAACAGTTTTACCTTTTACTATActacctttttttttccttcctttttaccttgtttgaaaattttgtcaaaaattccTCTTTAAATAGCAGTCGCCATATCTTTAGATTAACCTATCCTAGTAAACTTTGTTACCAATCAAACATGAAATATCGTTTTCAACATGTGACAAGGGTTAAGAAAATAATGCGTGAGAGAGTTGGATGTATCACTAATTAGATTAGATATACGGAGTTTTGCTATATACTTGATGAATATGCTATCGAATAATAGTATTAGTtttctaatataataattaataaatatttggaacaaattaaaactttatGGCCTCTCTTTTTTGACTCAAAAACTTTATGACCTTGTCAAAATGtttatgataaatttataacaaatgataattattttgtaagAAAAGGACTAATAACATACATTAATTTAATAGTGTGTTTCTAACATGTGTTGTGTTGAAtgaaacttatttaattatttttccttATAGTAGTATGTTATCAAATCGAGTTGATTGCCTGTCCCCTATATCATTTTACGACTAAGAAAAGACATTAATACTTTTAATAGATTCAACTCTTGTCACGTAGTTCACGATGTAATCTTTTGTTCTTTATCATCCTCAAATTACTGCAGatatattaaactaaaaaataccCCATATCCATAAGTGCATTGCACagatagtaaaataaaatgaaaccgcctaaaaaaaaggaaataaatagacacaacaactcttttcaaatgaaagaaaaaagtgaTGAGCTTTGTCTGGTGCAGTTAATTCATGAAAAGGAATGAAAGAACATATTTTCTAATCACTTCAAGAAGTATACATCAATATGTTTTCCTTGGTACGTAGCAGTATTTTTAGCCTCAATTCTACCAATGGCATTGTACATTTGGTATCTGCAACCAAGGTCCCTCACGAATAACACGATCCATTGAACATTGATTACATATTTAGACATTACTACCTTtgtattgtaaaatatttataccgACCACACACTTTGTCTAACTATTATCTCTCTTGTAGTTGTAAATTTGTAATCGATCGCCAATACTATCTTCAAATATCTACTAATTCAAGTATTTTAATCATACAAATGTTGAACAAGTTACATGTGAGTGTTTTGCGCCAAAACGAAAAATTATACTAACGTATAAATTCGTTCTAATTATCAAAAGAGTTGTGACTTTTAATATCTTTTACGAGTTTATAATGTTTCctattatatttttagaatgaaataatataaacaaaattaatgtatatgatatttatataagatatatcaactttttaaatatcattttttatttatagttcatttcaaatgaaatatataattaaaaatagaaaacatataatatcaatataaataatttaatattatgattttaaaaagatatttcaaatacaatttcattactaaatattttatatcaaccTATATTGAAAATAGATAGTAAATTAACAaaggtataaaaaaattaatatttactaATATATCATCTTACAATATGTGACTTTTTTTTTCACTTCCTTTCATTCctatttataagtaaaaatcaataaacaaaaattaacgtACTCTGCCCAAAATTTAGactaaatattcaatttttatttataaataacaacaaaatgaaGTGTAGTTTTAATAGGAAGAAAATGAGAAATTCTgaattattatatgtatataggAGTGGAAATAAAGCACTCATTGCTTATGCGCTTTATGAATTGACACGTGTAATTGTCGGCTACTATGGCAACATTTTAGGTCTACTAATTACATATTACATAGgacaaagaaaaagagaaatggCGGGGTGGCGCTGTACCTCAAAAAgtgttttttctctttctttattatttaaaccTTATAAGTTGGCGGCTTCTTCAACTAAACTACTCATTCCAAAATGGGTAAAACCTCtacttcttcttcctcttccacCAACAGTAGAAGGAAAAATGTTTCCTCAAATGTTTCTTCCTCTATCACACACcaaaatactactactccacatcTTTCTCCTGATCTTAGACTTGGTTTGAGCATTTCCACAACTCAACAATATTTTGGCACTTCCACTTCAAGGTATGCAATAAACAGAACATTATTTATTACATCGTCAAttttagaatgaaatataaacaaaataatatataaatgtattagATTTATATTGTAAACCAAatacatttgtattttttgttttttattttattttgaagagtaatttttttttcttccacatTTGGTTGGTTGTAATTTAATTAGCTACCTAAATTAACAATTGTTTCAccttattaaatattaatttgtgtGATTGATTTCTGATAATATAGGGGACAGTGGCATCAACAAGGTGCTGAAGTAAATGATTGTAACGATTACAATAGCTTCTTTGTGAAGGTTTACATGGAAGGCATTCCAATTGGGAGAAAACTCAATTTATTAGCTCATGGTGGTTATCAAGAGTTAGTAAATACCCTTGAGCAAATGTTCGACACTACCATTCTATgtaagttaaattaattaattaattaatgcatTTTTAATTGTTTCCTTGTTATAGTTAAATgagtaattaataattaatgtggTCTGTTTATTGGAACAGGGGGGACTGATATGGATGGAATGCAATCAGAGAGATGTCATGTGCTAACATATGAAGATGGAGAAGGAGATTTGATTATGGTTGGAGATGTCCCTTGGGAGTAAgttaacttaattaattaactatgtCTTTTAATTTCActcattaatttaattacattcTCTTCTAATTTGTGAATTAAATAATTACTAATGTTGTAGCTCTTTTATTGGTCATGTAGGATGTTCTTATCATCTGTGAAGAGGTTGAAGATCACAAGGGTAGATGCATTTGGGTGTTAAAAGCATATATTAGTGATCAAAATACTCTTAGATTATGTTTGAAGACTACCAAGGGGGTGAGAGAGATTGTGACAAAGTGGAAAAGTGAAGGGTTAAAGACCTTTCATTTGgatgtttaaatttttgtaaagtCCTTTAAGATTAGgtccattttaaaatagaaatgaaCAAAGAAGTGTTTTAAAGGgttatataagaattttaatcaattgtttttttttatcattatatgaaagtcttgaataaataaatagatagacACAATGTTACTTTATTGTCCACGCCCCTAGTTGCTTTATTTGATTCAAAGTTTCTAGAAGTCAAATTTTGGCTTCTATGTTACCGACATAATCTCGTA
The genomic region above belongs to Cicer arietinum cultivar CDC Frontier isolate Library 1 chromosome 4, Cicar.CDCFrontier_v2.0, whole genome shotgun sequence and contains:
- the LOC101514774 gene encoding protoporphyrinogen oxidase 1, chloroplastic, producing MVTLTLFNDLPFPPTQTLLRPSLHSPFHFSSPIPISKFLRNHHNPILRLRCSIAEESTASPTKTASNSGSVARGHSPVDCVVVGGGISGLCIVQALSTKHANVAPNVIVTEARDRVGGNIITVERDGYLWEEGPNSFQPSDPMLTMVVDSGLKDELVLGDPDAPRFVLWNGKLRPVPGKPADLPFFDLMSIGGKLRAGFGALGIRPPPPGYEESVEEFVRRNLGDEVFERLIEPFCSGVYAGDPSKLSMKAAFGKVWRLEQNGGSIIGGSFKALQEKNGATKPPRDPRLPKPKGQTVGSFRKGLTMLPEAISARLGSKVKLSWKLLSVSKLDSGEYSLTYETPEGVVSLQSKTVVMTIPSHVASTLLRPLAPTAADALSKFYYPPVAAVSISYPKEAIRSECLIDGELKGFGQLHPRSQGVQTLGTIYSSSLFPNRAPPGRVLLLNYIGGATNPGILSKTESELVEAVDRDLRNILINPNAPDPLFLGVRLWPQAIPQFLIGHLDLLDAAKVSLKSTGFEGLFLGGNYVTGVALGRCVEGAYEVAAEVNDFLSQRVYK
- the LOC101515097 gene encoding auxin-responsive protein IAA30-like; amino-acid sequence: MGKTSTSSSSSTNSRRKNVSSNVSSSITHQNTTTPHLSPDLRLGLSISTTQQYFGTSTSRGQWHQQGAEVNDCNDYNSFFVKVYMEGIPIGRKLNLLAHGGYQELVNTLEQMFDTTILWGTDMDGMQSERCHVLTYEDGEGDLIMVGDVPWEMFLSSVKRLKITRVDAFGC